The following proteins are encoded in a genomic region of Nicotiana sylvestris chromosome 4, ASM39365v2, whole genome shotgun sequence:
- the LOC138890081 gene encoding uncharacterized protein → MGSLAYIPVGERHLAVDVQALANQFVREHRYDDPHLLVLKDRLQHDDARDVTIDSGDRNQSRTWFSCGSYVAVQSHVDTSRTEVTDGTVSVALQHTTSGEYTEVEKKALKNIACAKKILVYSLKPNEYDKISTCDTAKEIWEALQIAYDGTTQVKQDKSNTDNSSTMAVEGDKIRYDSTLALMAHADNDEDNGNEEVNFRDVQKNLKSYSPKKLMCLADVLIIVFCSLADDRDSLFLELEESEITRKGLVAVITYQKNAIETLRKEKSDLLAEAADQREQIVEPLTKSKPEKIERGKEIVSEEYVRLKGEMKALICRMSAEIDKNELLQANLEKGGNVSFGNGKKGYILGVGKVGKSLTHSIENVYYVNGLEYSLLSVSQICDKGNKVEFLSKICTVTDLVTGEVILVAKRYKNIYVADFESLQSGDMSCLKSVDDDVELWHRRLVHGLPMSQFKTQKVCDACTRGKHVKSSFKSKRYVITSKPLELLHMDLCGPMRVQSRGEKRYIFVIVDDYSRFTWTLFLRTKDETVEVFVAFVKKIQVKRSLKLYALDKIIEQNLTMSNLMISAMKMVSLTTSQLLELLSKME, encoded by the exons atggggagtttggcatatattccagttggggagagacatcTTGccgttgatgttcaggccttggccaatcagttcgtaag AGAGCACcggtatgatgatccacatttacttgtccttaaggacaggcttcagcatgatgatgccagagatgttaccattg ATTCAGGAGATAGGAACCAATCAAGGACCTGGTTCTCCTGTGGTTCCTATGTAGCCGTACAAAGTCATGTGGACACATCTCGAACTGAAGTGACTGATGGCACTGTTTCTGTAGCACTGCAACACACT ACCAGCGGAGAATATACTGAAGTAGAAAAGAAAGCATTGAAGAACATTGCTTGTGCCAAGAAAATTCTAGTATATAGCTTAAAACCTAACGAGTATGACAAAATCTCTACATGCGACACTGCCAAGGAAATATGGGAGGCTTTGCAAATAGCTTATGATggaactacacaagtaaaacaagATAAATCTAATACTGATAATAGTTCCACGATGGCAGTTGAAGGCGATAAGATTAGATATGACTCAACGCTTGCTTTGATGGCGCATGCAGACAATGATGAAGACAATGGCAACGaagaggtaaacttcagggatgttcagaaaaATTTGAAATCCTACTCTCCAAAAAAACTCATGTGTTTAGCTGATGTTTTAATTATTGTATTTTGTAGTCTTGCAGATGATAGGGATTCCTTGTTCTTAGAACTAGAAGAATCAGAGATTACTAGAAAAGGCTTAGTTGCCGTGATTACTTATCAAAAGAATGCCATTGAAACtcttagaaaagaaaagagtgatctcTTGGCAGAAGCTGCTGACCAAAGGGAACAAATAGTAGAGCCCTTgactaagtcaaaacctgaaaAAATAGAAAGAGGAAAGGAGATAGTTAGTGAGGAATATGTTAGGCTTAAAGGTGAAATGAAGGCCTTGATATGTAGGATGAGCGCTGAAATTGACAAAAACGAGCTCCTCCAAGCCAATCTAGAAAAG GGAGGGAATGTATCCTTTGGTAATggcaaaaaggggtacattcttggagttggaaaagttgggaagtcactcactcactctattgaaaatgtgtactatgtcaatggactTGAGTACAGTCTCCTGAGTGTCTCTCAAATTTGTGATAAGGGAAACAAGGTGgagttcttgtccaaaatatgtacagtcactgaCCTTGTGACTGGTGAAGTAATCttggtggccaaaagatacaagaacatctatgttgctgatttcgaaTCTTTACAAAGTGGTGATATGAGTTGTCTAAAGTCGGTTGACGATGATGTTGAACTATGGCACAGAAGACTGGTCCATGGTTTGCCTATGTcacaattcaaaactcaaaaggTCTGTGATGCTTGTACTAGAGGAAAACATGTAAAGTCCTCCTTTAAGTCAAAAAGATATGTGATCACCTCAAAACCACTTGAGCTCCTACATATGGATTtgtgtggacctatgagggtgcaAAGCAGAGGAGAAAAGAGATACATTTTCGTGATCGTGGATGACTATTCTAGATTCACGTGGACTCTATTTCTCAGAACAAAAGATGAAACGGTTGAAGtatttgtggcctttgtgaagaaaattcaGGTGAAACGGAGTCTAAAGTTGTATGCATTAGATAAAATCATagaacagaatttgacaatgtcaaatttgatgatttctgcaatgaaaatggtatctctcacaacttctcagctcctaGAACTCctcagcaaaatggagtag